The following proteins come from a genomic window of Nautilia profundicola AmH:
- the cysS gene encoding cysteine--tRNA ligase, with protein MTIYDSHLKQKVDFKPIKEGEARIYVCGPTVYDDAHLGHARSSISFDLLRRTLEKLGYKVTFVKNFTDIDDKIINKMNQTGKSLKEITEYYIDSYLRDMGALNVKRADIEPKATESLEAMFDLIQNLLDKGYAYQLPNGDIYFDVSKDEEYCKLSNKCQDDEVVHRVDTEGKRNPADFALWKACKGEDDVCFDSPFGKGRPGWHIECSAMIKKHIAYNGEYEIDIHGGGADLFFPHHENEEAQTHCAYGEHLAKYWMHNGFVQINGEKMSKSLGNSFFIKDALKHYPGEVLRFYLMSTHYRAPLNFSEEDLIASKKRLDKLYRLKKRIYGLAKKQKDSEFEAKLLEAMSDDLNISKALAVVDEFVKEANEALDKNPKDKVLKQKILSNIEFINELLGIGGSDAYEYFQAGIDEETKAKINELIEKRTQAKKEKDFETADKIRDELTSMGIQIQDTPNGTVWEKV; from the coding sequence ATGACAATTTACGATTCTCACCTAAAACAAAAAGTTGATTTTAAACCTATAAAAGAAGGCGAAGCCAGAATCTACGTATGCGGTCCTACGGTGTATGATGACGCACACCTCGGGCATGCGAGAAGTTCTATCAGTTTCGACCTGCTCAGGCGTACACTTGAAAAACTGGGTTATAAGGTTACATTTGTTAAAAACTTCACCGATATTGACGACAAAATCATAAACAAAATGAACCAGACAGGCAAAAGCCTTAAAGAAATTACGGAATATTATATTGACTCATATCTCAGGGATATGGGCGCGCTTAACGTAAAAAGAGCCGATATCGAACCTAAAGCCACCGAATCGCTTGAAGCGATGTTTGATCTGATTCAAAACCTGCTTGACAAAGGCTATGCGTATCAGCTCCCTAACGGAGATATATATTTTGACGTAAGCAAGGATGAAGAATACTGCAAATTATCAAACAAATGCCAGGATGATGAGGTCGTTCACAGAGTTGATACGGAAGGCAAAAGAAACCCGGCCGATTTTGCGCTTTGGAAAGCATGCAAAGGTGAGGATGACGTGTGTTTTGATTCGCCTTTCGGAAAAGGAAGACCGGGCTGGCATATAGAGTGCAGTGCCATGATTAAAAAACATATCGCATACAACGGCGAATATGAAATAGACATCCACGGAGGGGGAGCGGACCTGTTTTTCCCTCATCACGAAAACGAAGAAGCCCAGACTCACTGCGCATACGGGGAACACCTCGCAAAATACTGGATGCACAACGGATTCGTACAGATAAACGGTGAAAAAATGAGTAAATCCCTTGGAAACAGTTTCTTTATTAAAGACGCCCTTAAACATTATCCTGGAGAGGTTTTAAGATTTTACCTTATGAGCACACACTACAGAGCCCCTCTGAATTTCAGCGAAGAGGACCTCATTGCCAGCAAAAAAAGGCTCGATAAACTCTATAGACTCAAAAAAAGAATTTACGGTCTTGCCAAAAAACAAAAAGACAGCGAATTTGAAGCGAAACTTCTTGAAGCCATGAGTGATGACTTAAATATTTCAAAAGCTCTGGCTGTTGTGGATGAATTTGTAAAAGAGGCAAACGAAGCGCTTGATAAAAACCCGAAAGATAAAGTTTTAAAACAAAAAATCCTAAGCAACATAGAATTTATTAATGAGCTTTTAGGTATCGGAGGAAGCGACGCATACGAATATTTCCAGGCCGGAATCGATGAGGAAACCAAAGCCAAAATAAATGAACTGATCGAAAAAAGAACTCAGGCAAAAAAAGAAAAAGATTTCGAAACGGCAGATAAAATAAGAGACGAACTCACATCAATGGGTATTCAGATTCAGGATACTCCAAACGGTACGGTTTGGGAGAAGGTTTAG
- a CDS encoding DUF996 domain-containing protein gives MNIKVWGILGAGFLSLAFIPSVSVLFTILGLIFTGIALNALSKNEKVFNYFLIASLLSFIATMLFYFKLIAVITSFVLGLFSNNPVVPIGFSILIYFTIYYVLQIVSAVYFKKSFYLLGEEYNNRYLKIAGNFLIAGAVLNIFAIGLIVSVIGWLLILIGFVTIEEIINAEIIEEEKFLENKN, from the coding sequence TTGAATATAAAAGTGTGGGGGATTTTGGGGGCCGGATTTTTGAGTCTTGCCTTTATACCGAGTGTATCGGTTTTATTTACGATTTTAGGGTTGATATTTACAGGAATAGCATTAAATGCCCTAAGCAAAAACGAAAAGGTTTTTAATTATTTCTTAATAGCCTCTTTGCTCTCTTTTATAGCCACCATGCTTTTTTATTTTAAACTTATAGCCGTAATTACGAGCTTTGTACTTGGTTTATTCTCAAACAATCCCGTTGTGCCGATAGGGTTTAGTATACTGATATATTTTACTATTTATTATGTTTTACAAATAGTAAGTGCCGTGTATTTTAAAAAAAGTTTTTATCTTTTGGGTGAGGAGTACAATAACAGGTATTTAAAAATTGCAGGTAATTTCCTCATAGCGGGTGCCGTTTTGAATATTTTTGCAATAGGTCTTATCGTAAGTGTAATAGGGTGGCTTTTGATATTAATCGGATTTGTAACTATTGAAGAAATAATTAATGCGGAAATAATAGAAGAAGAGAAGTTTTTAGAAAATAAAAACTAA